A section of the Echeneis naucrates chromosome 12, fEcheNa1.1, whole genome shotgun sequence genome encodes:
- the alad gene encoding delta-aminolevulinic acid dehydratase, whose amino-acid sequence MQTPPESIIHSGYFHPTLRSWQTCAADLRPDNLIYPIFITDSADAVEPIGSLPGQARYGVNKLEEMLQPLVENGLKCVLIFGVPAKIEKDDRGSGADTDDTPAVLAVKKIRSLFPDLLVACDVCLCPYTSHGHCGILNGDGTLNNDASCLRLAEVAMAYAQAGCHIIAPSDMMDGRVRAIKQALISNGLGNKVSVLSYSAKFASCYYGPFRDAAQSKPAFGDRRCYQLPPGARGLAIRAVERDVREGADMLMVKPGLPYLDIVREVKDKFPAHPLAVYNVSGEFAMMWHGAQAGAFDLRAAVMEAMTAFRRAGADIIITYYAPQLLTWLKE is encoded by the exons ACAATCTCATCTACCCAATCTTCATCAC AGACAGTGCAGATGCAGTGGAACCCATCGGCAGCCTGCCGGGACAAGCAAG ATACGGGGTCAACAAGCTGGAAGAGATGTTGCAGCCCCTTGTGGAGAATGGCTTGAAATGTGTGCTTATTTTTGGCGTTCCAGCAAAAATAGAAAAG GATGACAGGGGTTCAGGTGCTGACACAGATGACACTCCAGCTGTACTGGCAGTGAAGAAGATCCGATCTTTGTTCCCAGACCTGTTGGTGGCCTGTGACGTCTGCTTGTGTCCCTACACGTCGCATGGACACTGTG GTATCCTTAATGGTGATGGCACTCTGAACAATGATGCCAGCTGCCTGCGCTTGGCAGAGGTGGCCATGGCCTATGCCCAGGCTG GCTGTCACATCATCGCCCCCTCTGATATGATGGATGGAAGAGTCAGAGCTATAAAACAAGCTCTGATATCCAATGGTTTGGGAAATAAG GTTTCAGTACTGAGCTACAGTGCAAAGTTTGCCTCTTGTTACTATGGGCCTTTCCG AGATGCTGCTCAGTCCAAACCTGCGTTTGGGGACAGACGCTGCTATCAGCTGCCTCCTGGAGCCAGAGGACTGGCCATTCGAGCTGTG GAGCGAGATGTGAGAGAGGGAGCGGATATGCTCATGGTGAAACCAGGTTTGCCGTATCTGGATATCGTGAGAGAGGTCAAAGACAAG TTCCCCGCTCACCCCTTGGCTGTGTACAACGTGTCGGGAGAGTTTGCCATGATGTGGCATGGAGCGCAGGCTGGAGCCTTTGACTTGCGGGCTGCTGTGATGGAGGCCATGACCGCCTTCCGCAGGGCag GtgctgacatcatcatcacttaCTACGCACCTCAGCTGCTCACCTGGTTGAAGGAGTGA